The proteins below are encoded in one region of Ostrea edulis chromosome 3, xbOstEdul1.1, whole genome shotgun sequence:
- the LOC125675901 gene encoding uncharacterized protein LOC125675901 isoform X1 produces the protein MWSIYCHTIFQIFIIWIERIEITKQNGCDVSFSTLRMVSACPTTVEELQNAKTQKRCDSLALIQKCVLHTNFTYHCVINFSFNETYEVCAPAIFSQGHCLEFNKHGKVIQELPDTDCVKLGCPKRFRSADVLKYVQCSNLVKQKISKTDKFVIKDSIKNTSTTDFRKSKTTRGMYEYVTYILIGVLIMIPISYFLIRYIRKKRGNTSNEQDHNDPEQIPLDTGNTSNEPDHNDPEQIPLDAGNLTSEVSNVQEMNIQELALANLSTDYESHKRKKKTTEERRIRNSSIESTISNVSVKTGYDAGSFSFYLKKYNLQECKESLFNNGIDCVRTFLDLDRGKMQAFGLKYGQIQKCLLAIQDISKERT, from the exons ATGTGGAGCATTTATTGTCATACAATTTTCCAAATTTTTATCATCTGGATTGAAAGG ATAGAGATCACTAAACAGAATGGCTGTGATGTTTCCTTTTCAACACTTCGGATGGTATCTGCATGTCCCACAACAGTAGAAGAGTTGCAAAATGCCAAAACCCAAAAGAGATGCGATAGCCTTGCACTGATACAGAAAtgtgttttacatacaaatttcacATATCACTGCGTTATCAACTTTTCGTTTAATGAAACATATGAAGTTTGCGCGCCTGCAATTTTTTCTCAAG GGCATTGCCTTGAATTTAACAAGCATGGAAAGGTCATTCAAGAACTTCCAGACACAGACTGTGTTAAGCTTGGTTGCCCAAAACGATTCAGAAGTGCAGATGTACTTAAAT ATGTCCAATGCAGCAATTTAGTCAAACAGAAAATATCTAAGACTGATAAATTCGTCATCAAGGATTCTATTAA gAATACAAGCACTACAGATTTCCGGAAATCAAAGACAACAAG agGGATGTACGAATATGTGACATATATATTGATTGGAGTCTTGATCATGATACCAATTTCTTATTTTCTCATCCGATATATAAGGAAAAAGAGAG GAAATACTTCAAACGAACAAGATCACAACGACCCTGAGCAAATTCCTTTAGATACAG GAAATACTTCAAACGAACCAGATCACAACGACCCTGAGCAAATTCCTTTAGATGCAG GTAACTTAACCAGTGAAGTTTCAAATGTTCAAGAAATGAATATTCAAGAGCTTGCTTTAGCCAATCTTTCTACAGACTATG AGTCACACAAAAGAAAGAAGAAG ACTACAGAAGAAAGGAGGATAAGAAATTCTAGTATAGAAAGTACTATAAGTAATGTGTCTGTGAAAACTG GCTATGATGCAGGGAGTTTTTCTTTCTATCTGAAGAAGTACAATCTGCAGGAGTGTAAAGAGTCATTATTTAACAATGGAATAGATTGTGTCAGGACATTTTTAGATCTAGATAGGGGGAAAATGCAAGCCTTTGGATTGAAGTATGGACAGATTCAAAAATGTTTACTAGCAATACAAGACATATCGAAAGAACGTACTTAA
- the LOC125675901 gene encoding uncharacterized protein LOC125675901 isoform X2, whose translation MWSIYCHTIFQIFIIWIERIEITKQNGCDVSFSTLRMVSACPTTVEELQNAKTQKRCDSLALIQKCVLHTNFTYHCVINFSFNETYEVCAPAIFSQGHCLEFNKHGKVIQELPDTDCVKLGCPKRFRSADVLKYVQCSNLVKQKISKTDKFVIKDSIKNTSTTDFRKSKTTRGMYEYVTYILIGVLIMIPISYFLIRYIRKKRGNTSNEPDHNDPEQIPLDAGNLTSEVSNVQEMNIQELALANLSTDYESHKRKKKTTEERRIRNSSIESTISNVSVKTGYDAGSFSFYLKKYNLQECKESLFNNGIDCVRTFLDLDRGKMQAFGLKYGQIQKCLLAIQDISKERT comes from the exons ATGTGGAGCATTTATTGTCATACAATTTTCCAAATTTTTATCATCTGGATTGAAAGG ATAGAGATCACTAAACAGAATGGCTGTGATGTTTCCTTTTCAACACTTCGGATGGTATCTGCATGTCCCACAACAGTAGAAGAGTTGCAAAATGCCAAAACCCAAAAGAGATGCGATAGCCTTGCACTGATACAGAAAtgtgttttacatacaaatttcacATATCACTGCGTTATCAACTTTTCGTTTAATGAAACATATGAAGTTTGCGCGCCTGCAATTTTTTCTCAAG GGCATTGCCTTGAATTTAACAAGCATGGAAAGGTCATTCAAGAACTTCCAGACACAGACTGTGTTAAGCTTGGTTGCCCAAAACGATTCAGAAGTGCAGATGTACTTAAAT ATGTCCAATGCAGCAATTTAGTCAAACAGAAAATATCTAAGACTGATAAATTCGTCATCAAGGATTCTATTAA gAATACAAGCACTACAGATTTCCGGAAATCAAAGACAACAAG agGGATGTACGAATATGTGACATATATATTGATTGGAGTCTTGATCATGATACCAATTTCTTATTTTCTCATCCGATATATAAGGAAAAAGAGAG GAAATACTTCAAACGAACCAGATCACAACGACCCTGAGCAAATTCCTTTAGATGCAG GTAACTTAACCAGTGAAGTTTCAAATGTTCAAGAAATGAATATTCAAGAGCTTGCTTTAGCCAATCTTTCTACAGACTATG AGTCACACAAAAGAAAGAAGAAG ACTACAGAAGAAAGGAGGATAAGAAATTCTAGTATAGAAAGTACTATAAGTAATGTGTCTGTGAAAACTG GCTATGATGCAGGGAGTTTTTCTTTCTATCTGAAGAAGTACAATCTGCAGGAGTGTAAAGAGTCATTATTTAACAATGGAATAGATTGTGTCAGGACATTTTTAGATCTAGATAGGGGGAAAATGCAAGCCTTTGGATTGAAGTATGGACAGATTCAAAAATGTTTACTAGCAATACAAGACATATCGAAAGAACGTACTTAA
- the LOC125675747 gene encoding uncharacterized protein LOC125675747, whose protein sequence is MYILFVVQCLLAISHISLERECFGKNGFECCNGFIWNANIGKCEECSRGYYGQGCLLKCKYPSYGERCQYECYCEPSFCDPADGCYSLKTKGIQFASSHQNLITDQRFTRNTFFENHQTVTFSNSNHVNSSFQLPIITQKDTFLLVITISSIVLFSIVFSILMFFRNNSKGCQKRTKMALESNSVSNRISEVDNPRGTEEDSVSYLRSHELQQNAIIENEHTSHMYEEIKEEQYGKLEQSFEDKQYLHITDEVTPYLKDPNLAIEVYLTPVTFGDQHVTGSKVMNDRAEYITPVS, encoded by the exons ATGTACATATTATTTGTAGTGCAATGTTTACTGGCGATTTCACATATTTCCCTGGAAAGAGAATGTTTTGG aaaAAATGGTTTTGAATGCTGTAATGGCTTCATATGGAATGCAAATATTGGAAAATGTGAAG AATGTTCCAGAGGTTACTATGGACAAGGATGTTTgctgaaatgtaaatatccaaGTTATGGTGAAAGATGCCAATACGAGTGTTACTGTGAACCCTCATTTTGTGACCCAGCTGATGGCTGTTATTCATTGAAAACTAAAG GAATACAGTTTGCGTCCTCGCATCAGAACCTCATCACAGACCAAAGATTTACAAGAAACACTTTTTTCGAAAATCATCAAACCGTCACATTTTCGAATTCAAATCATGTAAACAGCAGTTTTCAACTCCCTATAATTACTCAAAAAGACACCTTTTTATTAGTCATAACCATATCATCTATCGTGCTTTTCAGTATAGTATTTAGTATACTTATGTTCTTTCGGAATAACAGCAAAGGTTGTCAAAAGAGAACAAAAATGGCTTTAGAGTCAAATTCTGTATCAAATAGGATATCAGAGGTAGACAATCCAAGAGGAACCGAAGAAGACAGCGTTTCATATTTACGTTCGCATGAACTTCAACAGAATgctattatagaaaatgagcACACGTCTCATATGTATGAAGAGATAAAAGAAGAACAGTATGGTAAATTAGAACAGAGCTTCGAGGATAAACAGTACCTTCATATTACTGATGAAGTAACACCATATTTGAAGGACCCCAATCTTGCCATAGAAGTGTATTTGACACCAGTGACATTTGGAGATCAGCATGTTACGGGCTCGAAAGTGATGAATGATAGAGCTGAGTATATCACGCCTGTTAGTTGA